The Nitrospirales bacterium genome includes a window with the following:
- a CDS encoding NDP-sugar synthase, which yields MRAMILAAGLGTRLRPLTERIPKPLLPVGGVPLIVWNLLLLKQYGITEAMINLHYLGNLIQRELGDGEQWGMRISYSPEPILLGTGGGLRAAEAFFQDEDFLVMNSDTIIELNLDEVCKEHVSSQAVATLVLRDDPDVEQWGVVESTHDREILRINGQGKMDLGSQALVRKQMFAGVHLLHPSVLRHCELGRRSHIIDAYVQELKAGSKIMGYVQSGYWSDVGTPERYAQAQEDIETGCLSFRSRLVS from the coding sequence AAACCGCTCCTTCCTGTCGGAGGTGTTCCCCTCATTGTGTGGAACCTGCTGCTTCTGAAGCAATATGGGATTACGGAAGCGATGATCAATTTGCATTATCTCGGCAACTTGATTCAACGTGAGCTCGGCGACGGGGAGCAGTGGGGGATGCGGATTTCTTATTCACCAGAGCCGATTCTTTTAGGAACCGGAGGAGGGTTGCGTGCGGCAGAAGCCTTCTTTCAAGACGAAGATTTTTTGGTGATGAATAGTGACACCATTATCGAACTGAATCTGGATGAAGTATGTAAGGAGCATGTCTCGAGTCAGGCGGTGGCCACCCTAGTGTTACGAGATGATCCTGATGTTGAACAATGGGGGGTAGTGGAGTCGACTCACGATCGAGAAATCCTCAGAATTAACGGGCAAGGAAAAATGGACCTGGGGAGCCAGGCTTTGGTACGCAAACAGATGTTCGCAGGAGTCCATCTGCTACATCCTTCGGTTCTTCGGCATTGCGAATTGGGGCGACGTTCTCACATCATTGACGCGTATGTTCAAGAGTTGAAGGCCGGATCCAAGATCATGGGTTATGTGCAATCAGGATACTGGTCGGATGTGGGAACCCCTGAGCGCTACGCTCAGGCACAAGAGGATATTGAAACGGGATGCCTGTCTTTCCGTTCTCGATTGGTGAGTTGA